ATCCTTCCCAGCCTCCTGCCACGGGGGGAagggggaaaagaaaagagatattCCTAGCTATCCAATGGGTTATCAGTTCCAATTGTCAGAGAAAAAGATTCATCtagggagagaaaagaaagctAGGCAGTTCAATTCATGTTTAACAAAAACACTCCAAAAGCACTTCACTCAGATATGTAAAAGAGCTACATCAACAATCTTGCATATGGCATCTTTTATTTCCtatagatataataaaattgcCATTTAGAAgatatttgagaaaagaagGTACCAAGGAAGCTTAAAGGTGTCCTTCCACCATCCCTGTTTTGAACAGTGAGAAACTATTTTATCCAACCGTACAATGATCTCAGAAAAAGTTGGCCTAGCAAGGGGTTCAGGATGCCAACATTCATCAACCAACCTGCATGTGGATCAAGTTTGCATCCCAAACATACCATTAGACTCCATATTATGTAGGAAAAAGACTTGCACAAAAGGTAATAAAAAATTCCATCATTTTGTTGTATCATGTAGCTAGACAAGTATGGGCTTCGATAACCggacaatttttaaaaaccaTAAATGATGATCATATCCTTGAAATACCTTGACATCTCAAATTTTAAAGCAATCGAAAGTCAAATCAAAAGAAGGTTGAAAAATTCAACAACATTGATTTCCTCTAATGAGGAGAAAATTGCAGATTATCAATGTGTTCTGAAGAAACCAGAGATTTCATGCATTTAACAAAGTATACCACCCAAATCtccaaacctagcttatttCTGGCTTATTTAAGGCAATCATCCTTACCTGGTCAATCATTAATTTGGGCACTTTACTGTTTATAACACAATAGTTGTCGAACATCTTtctatttgaaagaaaaaacaaaacttAAAAGGACAACCACAAAAACCTAGAATCTTAGGAACCATTACAAACTTACAATTCAAAAGACAATTGGAAAATAACTAGCCTCTCCAACTAGACAATATTCCTATAGCAGTTTTATGTTGATCTTATTATCTTGTACCCAACCtgcattaaaataatttaccaTAGTTAATATGATATCTTACTCAAAACTAAACTTACTCTTTTAGATCTGGAGGATAACTTCTTGATTTCGACTTGAAGGGTGGTCTCTTTTTCTCCAAACACATTAATTTCACAGCCTCTTCATTAGACTTAGGATGGAACGGAAGTACTCCCTCAATCATCTAAGGccagaaaaataacaaaataaataataaatacagaaAAGAAGTATTTACGGTTAACACTTGGTTTAAACTATTAAAGAACTGTTAAACTTAGTCcatgaataataaaatgttaCAGGATTTAAAAGTCCTAATATTAGGCCATATCAGCTCGATACACCTTAAGTGTGCCAAGATACtagtataaaagaaatttgggAAAAGGAATGTACCTCATATAAAATGACACCAAAAGAGTACGTATCCACACTTCTGTCAAATATATCCTCTTTAAAAACCTCAGGTGCAGCATAAATATCTAGGGATCAATAAATCAACAATACTAGTTAAAttcaaatgaataataaaaagcccttttcaaattttcacCTAATGGCATGTACTTTATAAGAATGGAGTGTATAAGGAAGAACTTAATGATCCTACCAAATCATAAACTGGATTTATGGTCATGCTTTATCTAGAAGTGGTTATTACAGGGCAACATACAAGAAATATCAAGCACAAGAAATGATGATGTGCTCAAGAACTTACTTGAAGGGTCAATGAGAGTCCCTGGTGCTATTTTAGCTTTGTCAGGTGAAATTTTTGACAACCTTATCAAACCAAACCCAGCAACCTTCAACTGACCACCACTATCCAGCAAAACATTTCTGGCACCTTACCAagatttgaaatattaaaaaaccaTACATCCAAAATTGGTATAAATCAAAATGCAACTTGCAAccttgatatttttttaacttctgCATTTGGTTGTCTTACTTTGGCTTTAAATCACAGTGGATGATTGGATCTGGTTTGCATTCATGAAGATAGTTCATGCCCCTGATACGAAGGATGAATACATCTTAAAATAATCAACAATCTGAACATAATGACAGAAGTGTAAAGTAGGACTACTAGAATTTCAAGAAATTCTTAATTGTTCTGTTTGTCAGTAGGCTGCTCATAGTCCAGGGATTTTACTATATTTACTAATCAAGAGAGCatcatttttagtttaaagAGTTGCACGTGCCTAGCAATGTCAAGAGAGAATCTCAACACTTTGGAAGGAGATAGACGCCCTTTCTTCTGAAGATAACTGCCCAAGTCACCCTGAAATattgcaaattttatttttaagaattagtaTTAAGATCTCTTCAATCAAGTCAATATACTTTCTAATCTACAGCATTTCCCTCGCATAactgaagaagaaagaaactaCTCTAGAAGACACCTAACACAACGAAATTCAACAAAATCAATGCAGATGATAAACTTATTAGGAACTGTGAAAtacaaagaaattaagaaaagcaAATAACAAGGAATTCCCagtttaaaacaattaaaatgcAATGATCTAACTAAAGAAATGACTGataaaaaacattaaaacAGTCCAAATATCATCAAGTGTAAAAATTTTCAGGATATGTTTCTCTACTGCGTCCACAATTCAGCCAAACTACATGAACCATTCATTCTTATGCAGTAGAAGTAGTTGAAAGTGAAACTGAAGAAGACCAAAAAAGATAACAGAAAAATGCTTAAATATTCCAAGTAAACCATATAGCGGATTTAGTGCATTCATAGTGAATGTACATTCTTAAAAACAAGCATACAATCAAGGAATCTTCTTTACGTAGTTTTAcactataattaaatttctaccaaggtaagaaaaaaatgggCTTTAAGGTCCCAAAAATACTGAAGTTTGtatcaattttcatttttatttaatcatgtTATCAGTTTTGGCAAAGTACCTTAGAGTTTATAGTATTCTGAGGGTGGAATAATTGCTTAAGCATGTACTGATGTTGACATGACTCTAAAGTGTCATGTTAACATGGAGGGATTGACTAACTAGGATAAAATGCGTTGAAATTGAACGAGAGAGGTCTACTGAGACTACAACTAATGAGCAGTCTGCATGTTTGAAAATGACAGCTTATGGTGGATTTGAGAGCATCATTTTGGAGTCCACTTCTTATTTGTAATGCACAATAAGAGACCTTTAAATAACATATACCAATTAATGTCACATCAAGACAAACAATTGATTGAACCACAATTACAACATCCTTGATACAGCTACTATTAACTCTGAAGTATATgatctaaattgataaaatttaaaacaattgTTTCAAAGTTCGggttttataatattgttaACTTAAAagcttttaagaaaattagcaaaaagtaattaattagcTCATAAGGATTCTCAATTCCATCAaatgttaattattataagcaaatCGTGCCAGAGAGTGAACTCAGTTTGCcagttaattattattagcaAATCATGCCAAAGAGTGAACTCAGTTTGCCACAGCTTTTCCAAAGACAGCTTttgatttttactttataattttttaacttttccaAAACCATAGCCATGGAAAAGCTGGATTTTCTAGCTATCACCAACAATGGTTTTAGAAAAGCAGCttcaacaaaattttaaaaagaataataaaaagaaaaaccagaAGCTGTTCTGAAAAGTTGTGCCCAACTGGGATTAATACTGCTATACTTAGCAGGGACATTGTTGCTATTCGTCACTTAACATCAAGGTCCTGCTTTTGTATTTGCATTATTTTGTTAATCCTTTATCCTTTCCTTTCATGGCTTGGAACTATAAACCTTTTGAATGCAATTTGTTTCCTTTCCAAACACTGGAAAGTTAAATGGATGTCAGTATGTTATATATCCTATAATTGTACCATGCATTTATATCAACAGGGGAAAGGAAAGAGAGCTTACTTTTGGATGATACTCTGAAACAATCATCATGGGTATATTTTGGGTAACAGCTCCAACAAACTGAACGACATTAGGATGCCTGACCTTCTCTAATAATGTTAACTCATGTTTGAAAGCATTTCTgtttaatgaaaaaagaaaaggaatgatgatgatggtgaagaagaaaggagagaGGGAGAGAAGAATGAATCAGAATGCAACCTTAAAGCCAAGAacaataaattctataattag
The Ricinus communis isolate WT05 ecotype wild-type chromosome 1, ASM1957865v1, whole genome shotgun sequence DNA segment above includes these coding regions:
- the LOC8279678 gene encoding integrin-linked protein kinase 1 isoform X2; translated protein: MEGITTQLKRGISRQFSTGSLRRTFSRQFSRQTSLDPRRHNLRFSFGRQSSLDPIRRSPGHHDEEQFAVPENLDSTMQLLFMACRGDVKGVEDLLNEGIDVNSIDLDGRTALHIAACEGHVEVVRLLLTRKANIDARDRWGSTACADAKYYGNVEVYNILKARGAKAPKTRKTPMTVANPREVPEYELNPLELQVRKSDGISKGTYQLAKWNGTKVTVKILDKDSYSDPESINAFKHELTLLEKVRHPNVVQFVGAVTQNIPMMIVSEYHPKGDLGSYLQKKGRLSPSKVLRFSLDIARGMNYLHECKPDPIIHCDLKPKNVLLDSGGQLKVAGFGLIRLSKISPDKAKIAPGTLIDPSNIYAAPEVFKEDIFDRSVDTYSFGVILYEMIEGVLPFHPKSNEEAVKLMCLEKKRPPFKSKSRSYPPDLKELVDECWHPEPLARPTFSEIIVRLDKIVSHCSKQGWWKDTFKLP
- the LOC8279678 gene encoding integrin-linked protein kinase 1 isoform X1, giving the protein MEGITTQLKRGISRQFSTGSLRRTFSRQFSRQTSLDPRRHNLRFSFGRQSSLDPIRRSPGHHDEEQFAVPENLDSTMQLLFMACRGDVKGVEDLLNEGIDVNSIDLDGRTALHIAACEGHVEVVRLLLTRKANIDARDRWGSTACADAKYYGNVEVYNILKARGAKAPKTRKTPMTVANPREVPEYELNPLELQVRKSDGISKGTYQLAKWNGTKVTVKILDKDSYSDPESINAFKHELTLLEKVRHPNVVQFVGAVTQNIPMMIVSEYHPKGDLGSYLQKKGRLSPSKVLRFSLDIARGMNYLHECKPDPIIHCDLKPKNVLLDSGGQLKVAGFGLIRLSKISPDKAKIAPGTLIDPSNIYAAPEVFKEDIFDRSVDTYSFGVILYEMIEGVLPFHPKSNEEAVKLMCLEKKRPPFKSKSRSYPPDLKELVDECWHPEPLARPTFSEIIVRLDKIVSHCSKQGWWKDTFKLPWK